The following are encoded together in the Thalassomonas haliotis genome:
- a CDS encoding pilus assembly PilX N-terminal domain-containing protein — protein MALKKQQGVVLIVSLVFLIALTAVAAALMQNTSVDIKMSGASQVKVVATQEAISALDEVIFNQVTQTDGINDFAYPLGVFPLNPAVTADNTTAQISVANTNNLVVDCPHSQSASSAQVLKCNVLRIQINRLYGRNNNSAVQINSGVAQEVLP, from the coding sequence ATGGCCTTAAAAAAACAGCAAGGGGTGGTATTAATAGTATCCCTGGTCTTTTTGATAGCACTGACGGCGGTTGCTGCAGCCTTAATGCAAAATACCTCGGTAGATATTAAAATGTCGGGCGCAAGTCAGGTGAAGGTGGTTGCCACCCAGGAAGCCATCAGCGCATTGGATGAAGTCATTTTTAACCAGGTGACGCAAACCGACGGCATTAATGACTTTGCTTATCCTTTGGGGGTTTTTCCTCTGAATCCTGCGGTGACCGCCGATAATACCACGGCGCAAATTTCTGTCGCCAATACCAATAACTTGGTGGTTGACTGTCCCCATTCCCAATCGGCATCTTCGGCGCAGGTATTAAAATGTAATGTCTTAAGGATACAGATAAACAGATTATACGGGCGAAATAACAACAGTGCCGTGCAGATAAATTCCGGTGTCGCCCAGGAAGTACTGCCGTAA
- a CDS encoding PilW family protein, with product MIKKQQGFSLIELFISLATGLVLFAGVLSVFVGIRATSSETTTYGELQENGRFAINLLTDDLLRQGFWGELPESLSTGLLVSSPAQIAGDCVGDGINNSSFPLGVGHFRALWGTSLVSAANMGCIDDAKTGSDLLQIKRVISAPVAAANVDSDRYYLIANANSGAIFAGDAGIPTINDGQIWEYQHHIYYISEYSQGGNTVPVLMQGQLRNATLPPIFFNQAIDGIEMIRFMYGVDSDSDGIVNAFIPAGNMLDTYWDNESDIRILAVKIFVLARSILPDSSYENLNTYHLGDLAVNFINGGSGDNYRRMLFSSTITLPNARVDTWP from the coding sequence ATGATTAAAAAACAACAAGGATTTAGCCTGATTGAGTTATTTATTTCACTGGCAACCGGCCTGGTATTATTTGCCGGGGTTTTGAGTGTTTTTGTCGGGATCCGGGCAACCTCTTCAGAAACCACCACTTATGGTGAGCTGCAGGAAAACGGTCGTTTTGCGATAAATTTGCTTACGGATGATTTACTCAGGCAAGGTTTTTGGGGAGAGCTGCCGGAGAGTTTATCTACTGGCCTGTTAGTCTCTTCACCTGCGCAAATTGCCGGAGATTGTGTCGGTGACGGCATTAACAATTCCAGCTTCCCGCTGGGGGTCGGTCACTTCAGGGCTTTATGGGGCACATCCCTGGTAAGTGCCGCCAATATGGGCTGCATTGACGATGCTAAAACCGGATCCGATTTATTACAAATCAAACGGGTTATTTCAGCTCCTGTGGCGGCGGCAAATGTCGACAGCGATCGCTATTACCTGATTGCCAATGCCAATTCCGGAGCTATTTTTGCCGGAGATGCCGGCATTCCCACCATCAATGATGGCCAGATCTGGGAATATCAACACCATATCTATTATATCAGCGAATATAGCCAGGGTGGGAACACCGTGCCTGTACTGATGCAGGGACAACTTAGAAACGCTACCTTACCACCGATATTTTTTAACCAGGCAATTGACGGTATCGAGATGATACGTTTTATGTACGGGGTGGACAGTGATAGCGACGGTATAGTTAATGCCTTTATCCCGGCGGGCAATATGCTTGATACCTATTGGGACAATGAATCGGATATCCGGATATTGGCGGTTAAGATTTTTGTACTGGCCCGCAGTATTTTACCCGATAGCAGTTATGAAAACCTCAATACCTATCACCTGGGGGATTTAGCGGTGAACTTCATTAATGGCGGTAGTGGTGATAATTACCGTCGTATGTTATTCAGCTCAACAATAACTTTGCCTAATGCGAGGGTAGATACATGGCCTTAA
- the pilV gene encoding type IV pilus modification protein PilV, whose product MIAKAKISKHGGMTFIEVLIALFILVTGIIGAIATQASAKKGSFDAMQRSLASSLAQDIIERMRINQSSGLFLENYEGTYGAGGSAPASRCNSTANLCTPLEMVANDLYEWEQTLLGSEVKSGSNNLGGLLGATGCISHNNNSVTVVVSWEGRFESTDAGAANSAFASSCGSSNKKRRQIVIQAFIF is encoded by the coding sequence ATGATTGCTAAAGCTAAGATTTCCAAACATGGCGGTATGACTTTCATTGAAGTGCTGATTGCCTTATTTATCCTGGTGACCGGCATTATCGGTGCCATTGCCACCCAAGCCAGTGCCAAAAAAGGTAGTTTTGACGCCATGCAAAGATCGCTGGCTTCGTCTTTGGCGCAAGATATCATTGAACGCATGCGCATCAACCAGTCTTCGGGATTATTTTTGGAAAACTATGAAGGCACCTACGGCGCAGGCGGCTCGGCTCCTGCCAGCCGGTGTAATTCAACGGCAAACCTGTGCACTCCTTTGGAAATGGTGGCAAATGATCTCTATGAGTGGGAGCAGACTTTATTGGGCTCGGAAGTTAAAAGCGGCTCAAACAATCTTGGTGGTCTCCTTGGTGCTACCGGCTGTATTTCTCATAACAATAACAGCGTTACTGTAGTGGTCAGTTGGGAAGGGCGCTTTGAATCAACAGATGCAGGTGCAGCCAACAGTGCTTTTGCATCCTCTTGTGGCAGTAGTAATAAGAAAAGGCGGCAAATAGTCATTCAGGCTTTTATTTTTTAG
- the ispH gene encoding 4-hydroxy-3-methylbut-2-enyl diphosphate reductase, whose protein sequence is MEIILANPRGFCAGVDRAISIVDRALDLFDAPIYVRHEVVHNKFVVNGLKERGAVFVDELDEVPDDSTVIFSAHGVSKAVRNEAKSRGLKVFDATCPLVTKVHMEVSRTSRKNVECILIGHAGHPEVEGTMGQYESEQGGIYLVESAEDVQNLKVKNPDELYFCSQTTLSVDDTSDVIDALQARFPAIKGPRKDDICYATQNRQDAVRSIAGQVDLLLVVGAKNSSNSNRLRELADKMGTTSYLIDTADDIDVNWLSSAAKVGVTAGASAPDILVQQVINALKGYGGHEVIEHPGREENIVFAVPAELS, encoded by the coding sequence ATGGAAATTATTTTAGCTAATCCACGCGGCTTTTGTGCCGGTGTCGACCGCGCCATCAGTATTGTTGACCGGGCTTTGGACTTATTTGATGCACCTATTTATGTGCGCCATGAAGTGGTTCACAACAAGTTTGTTGTTAACGGCCTTAAGGAAAGGGGCGCAGTTTTTGTCGATGAACTTGATGAAGTCCCGGACGACAGTACGGTGATTTTCAGTGCACACGGGGTTTCAAAAGCGGTGCGTAATGAGGCGAAAAGCCGCGGATTGAAAGTATTTGATGCCACTTGTCCATTGGTGACCAAAGTGCATATGGAAGTCTCCAGGACCAGCCGGAAAAATGTCGAGTGTATTTTAATCGGTCATGCCGGTCACCCGGAAGTTGAAGGTACTATGGGCCAGTATGAAAGCGAGCAGGGGGGGATCTACCTGGTCGAATCCGCTGAAGATGTGCAAAACCTGAAGGTGAAGAATCCGGATGAATTGTATTTCTGCAGCCAGACCACCTTGTCGGTTGATGATACCAGTGATGTTATTGATGCCCTGCAGGCAAGGTTTCCCGCAATCAAAGGGCCGCGAAAAGACGATATCTGCTATGCCACCCAAAACCGTCAGGATGCGGTCAGGTCCATAGCCGGACAGGTAGATTTGCTGCTGGTGGTTGGTGCAAAGAACAGCTCCAACTCCAATCGCTTGCGGGAGTTGGCGGATAAAATGGGCACGACATCCTATTTGATTGATACCGCAGACGATATTGATGTTAATTGGTTGTCTTCTGCCGCTAAAGTTGGGGTGACCGCAGGTGCCTCTGCGCCTGATATTTTAGTGCAACAAGTGATAAATGCATTAAAAGGTTACGGCGGTCATGAGGTTATCGAACATCCGGGCCGGGAAGAAAACATCGTGTTTGCGGTCCCTGCCGAATTAAGCTAG
- the fkpB gene encoding FKBP-type peptidyl-prolyl cis-trans isomerase — MTQVVEKDSTLVVHITMKLADGSAADSTKVNNKPAKIIMGDESISPAFEAQLLGLAAGESKEFTLQAKDAFGEVNPDNIHYMDISKFSEEAPAKVGNIITFTQPGNIELPGMIREVSGSSVTIDFNHPLAGQEVTFVIDLVEIQ, encoded by the coding sequence ATGACTCAAGTGGTTGAAAAAGACTCGACTTTAGTGGTGCATATCACCATGAAACTGGCTGACGGCTCTGCCGCAGACAGTACTAAAGTCAACAACAAGCCGGCAAAAATCATCATGGGAGACGAGAGTATTTCTCCTGCCTTTGAAGCTCAGTTATTAGGGCTTGCTGCCGGTGAAAGTAAAGAGTTTACTCTGCAGGCGAAAGATGCCTTTGGTGAAGTGAACCCGGACAATATCCATTATATGGATATCAGTAAGTTCAGCGAAGAGGCCCCGGCGAAAGTAGGTAATATCATTACCTTTACCCAGCCGGGCAATATCGAATTGCCCGGGATGATCCGTGAGGTCTCCGGTTCCTCAGTGACCATAGACTTTAATCACCCTTTAGCCGGGCAAGAGGTTACTTTTGTCATTGATCTTGTTGAAATTCAATAG
- the lspA gene encoding signal peptidase II, with protein sequence MKVNFADSGIRWIWLTLVFLVIDQVTKYWVAGSMDLYQSIKVTAFFNITYVHNLGAAFSFLADQAGWQRWFFAAIATVASVVFVVWLAKTPKENKSLSIAFALMLSGALGNLFDRVLLGYVIDFLDFYIGSYHWPAFNVADSAIFVGALLMVLDSFKGSDKENVAGSTNK encoded by the coding sequence ATGAAAGTGAATTTTGCCGATTCGGGCATTCGCTGGATCTGGTTAACATTAGTGTTCCTGGTTATTGACCAGGTCACTAAATACTGGGTGGCCGGCAGCATGGATTTATATCAGTCCATTAAAGTGACGGCGTTTTTTAACATCACTTATGTCCATAACCTGGGGGCTGCCTTTAGTTTTCTTGCCGATCAGGCCGGCTGGCAACGCTGGTTTTTTGCCGCCATTGCCACGGTTGCCAGTGTGGTCTTTGTGGTTTGGCTAGCCAAAACTCCCAAAGAAAACAAGTCTTTAAGCATTGCTTTTGCCTTGATGTTAAGCGGCGCTTTGGGGAACTTGTTTGATCGGGTATTGCTTGGTTATGTCATTGACTTTTTAGATTTTTATATCGGAAGTTATCACTGGCCTGCCTTTAATGTTGCAGACTCTGCCATTTTTGTCGGTGCACTGTTAATGGTCCTGGATTCTTTTAAAGGTTCAGACAAAGAAAATGTCGCCGGTAGTACCAATAAGTAA
- the ileS gene encoding isoleucine--tRNA ligase: MSDYKHTLNLPDTPFPMKGNMANREPQMLKDWAEKDLYGKIRAAKKGKKSFILHDGPPYANGDIHLGHSVNKILKDIIVKSKTLSDFNSPYVPGWDCHGLPIELMVEKKVGKPGHKVTPAQFREKCREYAIKQVNGQREDFKRLGVFADWEKPYLTMDFKTEANIIRALGKIAENGHLQQGFKPVHWCTDCGSALAEAEVEYKDKQSPAIDVKFTLVDESVADKFSHPEGHVGEGEIGIVIWTTTPWTLPANRAVSVHPEVEYTLVQCESEQGKQRLILASDLVQSCMDRFGIDKYHALGFCKGKDLDRTELKHPFYDFNVPVICGEHVTTDSGTGCVHTAPGHGVDDFVVGKEYDLEVANPVGANGVYLEDTPLFAGQHVFKANDSVIEALKEHNALLHHHAYEHSYPHCWRHKTPIIFRATPQWFISMDNKALRQASLNEIKDTQWIPDWGQSRIESMVEGRPDWCISRQRTWGVPIALFIHKDTGALHPRSIELIETVAQKVEQSGIQAWFDLEASELIGDDAGEYIKVPDTLDVWFDSGTTHYSVVDAREEFDGPADLYLEGSDQHRGWFMSSMMSSVAMTGKAPYKQVLTHGFTVDVNGHKMSKSLGNVITPAQITNKLGADILRLWVASVNYTQEITVSDEIFKRQADAYRRIRNTSRFLLANINGFDPKQHSVAFEEMVALDRWVVDKAAQLQDEIVAAYNEYEFHQVVHKLMNFCTTELGGFYLDIIKDRQYTAKDNSVARRSCQTAMYLIAEAMTRWMAPVLSFTAQEIWQALPQAPGGERDEFVFTGVWFDGLAKLPQDTQLNSDYWNELLLVRSEVNKALELARKDKIVGKALEAEVKLYATADLAAKIKLLAEELRFVLITSKASVEQVDSAPESAVATEIEGLWLRVAPSNGSKCERCWHYTDDVGSNEQYNDLCGRCITNVEGDGEVREFA, from the coding sequence ATGAGTGATTATAAACATACCCTGAATCTGCCAGATACGCCTTTCCCGATGAAAGGCAACATGGCAAACCGCGAACCCCAAATGCTTAAGGACTGGGCGGAAAAAGACTTGTACGGCAAGATCCGCGCCGCTAAAAAGGGAAAGAAATCATTCATTTTGCATGATGGTCCTCCATATGCAAATGGTGATATCCACTTGGGCCATTCAGTAAACAAGATCCTCAAAGATATTATTGTTAAGTCCAAGACCCTTTCCGACTTTAATTCTCCTTATGTCCCGGGTTGGGATTGCCACGGCCTGCCGATTGAATTGATGGTGGAAAAAAAGGTCGGCAAACCCGGCCATAAGGTGACACCGGCCCAGTTTAGGGAAAAGTGCCGCGAATATGCCATTAAGCAGGTTAACGGCCAGCGGGAAGACTTTAAACGTTTAGGGGTTTTTGCCGACTGGGAAAAGCCTTACCTGACGATGGATTTTAAAACCGAAGCCAACATTATCCGCGCTTTGGGTAAGATCGCCGAAAATGGCCATCTGCAGCAAGGGTTTAAACCTGTGCACTGGTGTACCGATTGTGGTTCTGCGCTGGCGGAAGCGGAAGTGGAATACAAGGATAAGCAATCACCGGCCATCGACGTTAAATTCACTCTGGTTGATGAAAGCGTTGCCGATAAGTTCTCACACCCCGAAGGTCATGTCGGTGAAGGTGAAATCGGTATAGTGATCTGGACCACAACTCCCTGGACCTTACCGGCGAACCGCGCTGTTTCTGTACACCCTGAGGTGGAATATACCCTGGTACAGTGTGAAAGCGAGCAGGGCAAACAACGTCTGATCCTGGCATCTGATTTAGTGCAATCTTGCATGGACAGGTTTGGTATCGATAAATACCATGCCTTAGGTTTTTGCAAGGGTAAAGACCTGGATCGCACTGAGCTGAAACATCCGTTTTATGATTTTAATGTGCCCGTTATTTGCGGTGAGCATGTTACTACCGATTCAGGTACCGGTTGTGTTCATACCGCCCCCGGACATGGTGTTGACGATTTCGTCGTTGGTAAAGAATACGATTTGGAAGTGGCCAACCCTGTGGGCGCTAACGGTGTTTACCTTGAAGATACCCCGTTATTTGCCGGACAGCACGTTTTTAAGGCCAACGACAGCGTGATTGAAGCGTTAAAAGAGCACAATGCCTTATTACATCATCATGCCTATGAGCACTCTTATCCTCATTGCTGGCGTCATAAAACGCCGATTATTTTCCGTGCCACGCCGCAGTGGTTTATCAGTATGGATAATAAGGCCTTACGCCAGGCGTCTTTAAATGAAATTAAAGATACCCAGTGGATCCCTGATTGGGGGCAAAGCCGTATCGAGTCTATGGTCGAAGGGCGTCCTGACTGGTGTATTTCCCGCCAGCGTACCTGGGGGGTGCCGATTGCCTTGTTTATCCATAAGGATACCGGCGCTTTGCATCCGCGCAGCATAGAGTTGATTGAAACTGTGGCGCAAAAGGTGGAACAGTCGGGCATACAGGCCTGGTTTGATTTAGAAGCCAGTGAACTTATCGGCGACGATGCCGGCGAATATATTAAAGTACCGGATACTTTAGATGTTTGGTTTGATTCAGGCACCACCCACTATTCTGTGGTTGATGCCCGTGAAGAATTTGACGGTCCGGCGGATTTATATCTGGAAGGCTCAGATCAGCACAGGGGCTGGTTTATGTCTTCTATGATGTCATCGGTTGCCATGACGGGCAAAGCGCCTTACAAACAGGTATTAACCCACGGTTTTACCGTGGATGTTAACGGCCACAAGATGTCCAAGTCTCTGGGTAACGTGATTACTCCGGCGCAAATCACCAATAAACTCGGCGCGGATATCCTGCGCTTATGGGTGGCCTCGGTGAACTATACCCAGGAAATTACCGTTTCCGACGAGATTTTTAAGCGTCAGGCGGACGCTTATCGTCGTATCCGTAATACTTCACGTTTCCTGTTAGCCAATATCAATGGTTTTGATCCCAAGCAGCATTCGGTTGCCTTTGAAGAGATGGTGGCACTGGATCGCTGGGTGGTGGATAAAGCGGCTCAATTGCAAGATGAAATTGTTGCTGCCTACAATGAATATGAATTTCATCAGGTGGTCCATAAGTTAATGAATTTCTGTACCACAGAGCTGGGTGGTTTCTACCTGGATATCATCAAAGACCGTCAGTATACCGCTAAAGACAACAGCGTTGCCCGCCGCTCTTGCCAGACCGCCATGTATCTTATTGCCGAAGCCATGACCCGTTGGATGGCGCCTGTGTTGTCCTTTACCGCACAGGAAATCTGGCAGGCATTGCCACAAGCACCTGGTGGTGAGCGTGATGAATTTGTTTTCACCGGTGTCTGGTTTGATGGCCTGGCTAAGTTGCCTCAGGATACGCAGCTAAACAGCGATTACTGGAACGAACTGTTATTGGTGCGTAGCGAAGTCAATAAAGCACTTGAACTGGCCCGTAAAGATAAAATTGTCGGTAAGGCGCTGGAAGCTGAGGTCAAACTTTATGCCACCGCAGACTTAGCCGCTAAGATAAAGCTGTTAGCTGAAGAACTGCGTTTTGTGCTTATCACTTCAAAAGCCAGCGTTGAACAGGTCGACAGTGCTCCGGAAAGTGCCGTTGCCACCGAAATCGAAGGTTTATGGCTGAGGGTTGCTCCGTCAAACGGCAGTAAGTGTGAGCGTTGCTGGCATTATACTGATGATGTTGGCAGCAATGAGCAGTATAATGATCTTTGTGGCCGCTGTATTACCAACGTTGAAGGCGATGGTGAAGTGCGGGAATTTGCTTAA
- the ribF gene encoding bifunctional riboflavin kinase/FAD synthetase codes for MQLVRGLHNIQPEDYGCVLTIGNFDGVHLGHRRVISALVEKARAQNCASAVMVFEPQPRELFTPEAAPARLSRLIDKYLLLQELGVERLICVNFNRKFANLSAEDFIEQLLVKRLGIKHLIIGDDFHFGKNRTGNFGMLCRAGQEFGFDVSDTASYKLADCRISSTEIRHALERDDFEEARRMLGRPYSIFGRVFHGDKRGRQLGYPTANVLLKRRVSPVSGVYAVQVKTAIGVYYGVANIGSRPTVSGIRQQLEVHIFDFNADLYGQSIEVVMLHKLRNEMKFASLDELTTQISKDSAQARTFLNNLDTESVNDNVNTHDNG; via the coding sequence ATGCAGTTAGTTCGGGGGTTACACAATATTCAGCCGGAGGATTATGGTTGTGTATTGACTATAGGTAATTTTGACGGTGTCCATTTGGGGCACCGGCGGGTGATCAGTGCGCTGGTGGAAAAGGCCAGGGCGCAGAATTGTGCGTCGGCTGTGATGGTGTTTGAACCCCAGCCGAGGGAGCTTTTCACACCGGAAGCGGCACCCGCCAGGCTTAGCCGCTTAATTGATAAATACCTGTTATTGCAAGAACTCGGGGTTGAGCGTTTGATTTGCGTGAATTTCAACCGCAAGTTTGCCAACCTGAGCGCGGAAGATTTTATAGAACAGTTACTGGTTAAGCGGTTGGGCATTAAACACCTGATTATCGGTGATGATTTTCATTTTGGTAAAAACCGTACCGGTAATTTTGGCATGTTATGCCGTGCCGGCCAGGAGTTTGGCTTTGATGTCTCCGATACCGCCAGTTATAAACTGGCCGATTGTCGCATCAGCAGCACAGAAATACGCCATGCCCTGGAGCGGGATGATTTTGAAGAAGCCCGCCGTATGCTGGGACGTCCTTATTCTATTTTTGGCCGCGTCTTTCACGGCGATAAACGCGGACGCCAGTTGGGTTATCCGACGGCAAATGTGCTGCTGAAACGCCGGGTTTCTCCTGTGAGCGGTGTTTATGCGGTGCAGGTAAAAACAGCCATTGGCGTCTATTACGGGGTCGCCAATATTGGCTCAAGGCCAACGGTTTCCGGCATAAGACAGCAGCTGGAAGTCCATATTTTTGATTTTAACGCTGATTTGTACGGACAAAGCATAGAAGTGGTAATGTTACATAAACTCAGAAATGAGATGAAGTTTGCTTCCCTGGATGAATTAACCACACAAATCAGCAAAGATAGTGCGCAAGCGCGCACTTTTTTAAACAATTTAGATACTGAATCGGTTAACGACAACGTTAACACCCATGATAACGGATAA
- the murJ gene encoding murein biosynthesis integral membrane protein MurJ, producing MSKKLIKSGLIVSFMTLISRVLGLVRDVVTANIMGTGASADVFFFANKIPNFLRRLFAEGAFAQAFVPVLSEYQAKDEQEGSKETRKLIAQVSGTLGVLVTLVTLVGVIASPLVVMLFMPGWFSEWLSGGADAGKFDLAAILLKITFPYLWFVSLTALAGAVLNTLGKFAVSAFTPVLLNVCIITMAIFLSPHLDNPAYALAWGVFTGGLVQLLFQLPFLYKAGVLVKPQWAWHSEGVTKIRKLIVPALFGVSVTQINLLLDTVIASFLITGSVSWLYYADRLLEFPLGLFGIGIATVILPSLSGLHARKNEREFNDTLDWSIKVVSLFGWPALAGLMVLAQPIIMILFMRGEFTQVDVEQVSFALFAYLSGLLSFMYIKVLAPGYYARQDTKTPVKIGIIAMVANMAFNLTLAPFLGYVGLALATTLSASLNAFLLYQGLKRQSVYRLSARSGFFILRLMLAAGVMAGVVYHLSPDFDSWLAMDFYQQVIKLVFCIMAGIASYFMAIIVFGVRFKDFKVQAVVKSSSSCE from the coding sequence TTGAGTAAAAAATTGATCAAATCCGGACTTATTGTCAGTTTTATGACGTTAATTTCCCGGGTCTTGGGCTTAGTGCGGGATGTGGTCACGGCAAATATTATGGGCACGGGCGCCAGTGCCGATGTTTTTTTCTTTGCCAATAAAATTCCTAATTTTTTGCGCCGTTTATTTGCCGAGGGGGCTTTTGCCCAGGCATTTGTGCCTGTGCTAAGCGAATATCAGGCAAAAGATGAACAAGAAGGCTCCAAGGAAACCCGTAAGCTCATTGCCCAGGTTTCGGGAACTTTGGGGGTCTTGGTTACCCTGGTCACCTTAGTGGGGGTTATTGCTTCTCCCCTGGTGGTGATGCTCTTTATGCCTGGCTGGTTCAGTGAATGGCTCAGCGGCGGTGCAGATGCCGGTAAATTTGATTTGGCTGCCATTTTATTAAAAATTACCTTCCCCTATTTATGGTTTGTCAGCCTGACCGCCCTTGCCGGTGCGGTGCTTAATACCTTGGGGAAATTTGCCGTGTCCGCTTTTACTCCGGTGCTGCTCAATGTCTGTATCATCACCATGGCGATTTTTCTTAGTCCGCACCTGGATAATCCTGCTTATGCCCTGGCTTGGGGGGTCTTTACCGGTGGTTTGGTGCAGCTTCTTTTTCAGCTGCCGTTTTTGTATAAGGCCGGGGTGCTGGTAAAACCGCAATGGGCCTGGCACAGCGAAGGGGTGACTAAAATCAGGAAACTGATTGTGCCGGCTTTATTCGGGGTCTCTGTGACCCAGATTAATTTGCTGCTTGATACCGTTATTGCCAGTTTTTTAATTACCGGTTCGGTCAGCTGGTTATATTATGCCGATCGTTTGCTGGAATTTCCCCTGGGCTTGTTTGGTATTGGCATTGCCACCGTGATCTTACCTAGCTTGTCCGGTTTGCATGCCCGTAAAAATGAACGGGAATTCAACGACACCCTGGATTGGTCGATAAAGGTGGTCAGCCTGTTTGGCTGGCCGGCCCTGGCGGGGCTGATGGTGTTGGCGCAACCTATCATCATGATCCTGTTTATGCGCGGGGAATTCACTCAGGTGGATGTTGAGCAGGTTTCCTTTGCCCTGTTTGCTTATTTGTCGGGTTTGCTCAGCTTTATGTATATCAAGGTGCTGGCCCCGGGTTATTATGCCCGTCAGGATACCAAAACACCGGTGAAAATCGGCATTATCGCTATGGTGGCTAATATGGCGTTTAACCTTACGCTGGCGCCCTTTTTAGGTTATGTCGGTTTGGCCCTGGCAACGACCTTATCGGCGAGCCTTAATGCCTTTTTGCTCTATCAGGGGTTAAAGCGCCAGTCGGTCTACCGTTTATCCGCCAGGTCGGGCTTTTTTATCCTGCGCCTGATGCTGGCGGCCGGTGTGATGGCCGGGGTGGTTTATCATCTATCCCCGGATTTTGATAGCTGGCTGGCCATGGATTTTTATCAGCAGGTAATAAAACTGGTGTTTTGTATTATGGCCGGTATCGCCAGTTATTTTATGGCCATTATTGTCTTTGGCGTACGTTTTAAAGATTTTAAGGTGCAGGCCGTAGTGAAATCGTCATCGAGTTGTGAATAA
- the rpsT gene encoding 30S ribosomal protein S20, which yields MANSKSAKKRAVQSEKRRQHNASRRSMMRTLVKKVIAAIEAGDKETATKEFAAATPILDRYASKGLIHKNKAARSKSRLNAAIKAL from the coding sequence TTGGCTAACTCAAAGTCCGCTAAGAAACGCGCGGTACAATCAGAAAAGCGCCGTCAACACAATGCAAGTCGTCGCTCTATGATGCGCACTTTAGTTAAAAAAGTAATCGCTGCAATCGAAGCCGGTGACAAAGAAACGGCAACAAAAGAATTTGCTGCTGCTACTCCGATCCTTGATCGTTACGCAAGCAAAGGTCTTATTCACAAAAACAAAGCGGCACGTAGCAAAAGTCGTCTTAACGCAGCTATCAAAGCGCTTTAA